A genome region from Nocardiopsis exhalans includes the following:
- a CDS encoding MFS transporter yields MTAGLGPPAPAVRLWTRGSRPLVIGALGLMTFIAFESFAVTTALPVVARDLDAQSWYSLAFAATVTTGLVGMTLGGAWADRRGPLRPLLFGAAAFLLGIALCVVAPTMEVFVLGRLLQGIGGGIDSVVLYVVIARFVHEDARPRMFALLTAAWLLPSVVGPLVSGLLVQLVHWRVVFALVLAGSVVSLLFLVGVVRRAGSGHGQGPVLDRRMLWAGAAAVALLGLHVSGQQTAPLLAVGTAVSVAVLAATAVRLLPVGTLRARAGIPRLVLLRALLGGSVAATDVYLPAYLQYELGYAPAASGLVVAVGALGWACGAWLQGRSTADPHRPDLLWRAAALVSCGPVGAALVVGGLLPAPAAALTCVLMGVGMGIAYPQLSSTVLTLSAKERQGANSSALQVAESLGSSSLLAVTGAVLTAGVLGGYLTVYGLVTVVAVAALAVTVTLRPVRGDSDGRS; encoded by the coding sequence ATGACCGCCGGGCTGGGACCCCCCGCCCCGGCCGTCCGGCTCTGGACCCGGGGGTCGCGGCCGTTGGTGATCGGGGCGCTCGGGCTGATGACCTTCATCGCCTTCGAGTCCTTCGCCGTCACCACGGCCCTGCCGGTGGTGGCCAGGGACCTGGACGCGCAGAGCTGGTACTCGCTGGCCTTCGCCGCGACGGTGACGACCGGGCTGGTCGGGATGACCCTCGGCGGCGCGTGGGCGGACCGGCGCGGACCGTTGCGGCCCCTGCTGTTCGGCGCGGCCGCGTTCCTGCTCGGGATCGCGCTGTGCGTGGTCGCGCCCACCATGGAGGTCTTCGTACTCGGCCGACTGCTCCAGGGCATCGGCGGCGGCATCGACTCCGTGGTCCTGTACGTGGTCATCGCGCGGTTCGTGCACGAGGACGCCCGCCCCCGTATGTTCGCGCTGCTGACCGCCGCGTGGCTGCTGCCGTCGGTGGTCGGGCCGTTGGTCTCCGGGCTCCTGGTTCAGCTGGTGCACTGGCGCGTGGTGTTCGCTCTCGTGTTGGCCGGGTCAGTGGTGTCGCTGCTGTTCCTGGTGGGGGTGGTGCGACGTGCGGGGTCGGGCCACGGGCAGGGACCGGTGCTGGACCGGCGCATGCTCTGGGCGGGTGCCGCCGCCGTCGCGCTGCTGGGACTGCACGTCTCCGGACAGCAGACGGCGCCCCTGCTCGCGGTGGGCACGGCGGTCAGCGTGGCCGTGTTGGCGGCCACCGCCGTACGGCTGCTCCCCGTCGGCACCCTGCGCGCACGCGCGGGCATCCCCCGGCTGGTGCTCCTGCGAGCGCTGCTGGGCGGCTCGGTGGCCGCCACCGACGTCTACCTGCCCGCCTACCTCCAGTACGAGCTGGGCTACGCGCCTGCCGCCTCCGGTCTCGTGGTCGCGGTCGGGGCGCTGGGCTGGGCGTGCGGTGCCTGGTTGCAGGGGCGTTCGACCGCCGACCCGCACCGGCCGGACCTGCTGTGGAGGGCCGCCGCCCTCGTCTCGTGCGGTCCGGTAGGGGCCGCTCTGGTGGTCGGCGGGCTGCTGCCCGCCCCCGCGGCCGCCCTGACCTGTGTCCTGATGGGGGTCGGTATGGGCATCGCGTACCCGCAGCTCAGCTCGACGGTTCTGACGCTGTCCGCGAAGGAGCGGCAGGGCGCCAACAGTTCGGCCCTGCAGGTGGCGGAGTCCCTGGGGTCGTCCAGCCTGCTCGCGGTGACCGGCGCGGTCCTGACCGCGGGGGTGCTGGGCGGCTACCTCACGGTGTACGGCCTGGTGACGGTCGTGGCCGTGGCCGCCCTCGCCGTCACCGTGACTCTCCGTCCGGTCCGGGGGGACTCGGACGGGCGAAGCTGA
- a CDS encoding RidA family protein, producing the protein MLRTTVNPWTYPEGMDQGVLIEGHQRLLFVSGQCSVSATGESLHPGDMRAQTSVALDNVEAVLREAGMGLGNIVRMNTYVTDVEAFFAQAGELMAERLAAFDVRPPGVCAQISRLGRPELLVELEAFAAD; encoded by the coding sequence ATGCTGCGCACCACCGTCAACCCCTGGACCTACCCCGAGGGTATGGACCAGGGCGTCCTCATCGAGGGGCACCAGCGCCTGCTCTTCGTCAGCGGACAGTGCTCGGTCTCTGCCACGGGTGAGTCGCTGCACCCCGGTGACATGCGGGCCCAGACCTCGGTCGCCCTGGACAACGTCGAGGCGGTCCTGCGCGAGGCGGGCATGGGGCTGGGGAACATCGTCCGCATGAACACCTACGTCACCGACGTCGAGGCCTTCTTCGCGCAGGCGGGGGAGCTGATGGCCGAGCGCCTGGCCGCCTTCGACGTACGACCGCCCGGGGTCTGCGCCCAGATCAGCCGCCTGGGCCGCCCCGAGCTGCTCGTGGAGCTGGAGGCCTTCGCCGCCGACTGA
- a CDS encoding TauD/TfdA dioxygenase family protein has translation MSPSLTRRTDTEAAEATRPAGPAIRGSTAVDTALVEGPRTLCRLPEGELPRPYELFEVRPLGALIGAEIHGIDLREEISEELRAELNRALLEFKVVFFRDQPIDSARQQEIARLWGELETNPFIEQGDDVHIARFAKSEAPPSYENVWHTDVTWREAPALGAILRLVEVPPVGGDTLWADMAAAYDNLPDEVKERIEGRTAVHDVIPGFSRFLDEDRLLEWQDRFPPVEHPVVRTHPETGRRTLFVNVSFTTRIVGMDEAESDELLRFLFQQAHTPEFQVRFRWERDSVAFWDNRATQHYAVNDYHPHPRVAERVAIVGDRPF, from the coding sequence ATGAGCCCGAGCCTGACCCGGAGAACCGACACCGAGGCCGCCGAGGCCACCCGGCCCGCCGGGCCCGCCATTCGGGGGAGCACCGCCGTGGACACCGCCCTGGTCGAGGGGCCGCGCACGCTGTGCCGCCTCCCCGAGGGAGAGCTGCCCCGCCCCTACGAACTGTTCGAGGTCCGGCCGCTCGGTGCCCTCATCGGTGCGGAGATCCACGGCATCGACCTGCGGGAGGAGATCAGTGAGGAGCTGCGCGCCGAACTCAACCGCGCGCTGCTGGAGTTCAAGGTGGTCTTCTTCCGGGACCAGCCCATCGACTCCGCCCGCCAGCAGGAGATCGCCCGGCTGTGGGGTGAGCTGGAGACCAACCCGTTCATCGAGCAGGGCGACGACGTCCACATCGCCCGGTTCGCCAAGAGTGAGGCCCCGCCCAGCTACGAGAACGTCTGGCACACCGACGTCACCTGGCGGGAGGCGCCCGCTCTCGGCGCCATCCTGCGCCTGGTCGAGGTTCCGCCGGTCGGCGGCGACACCCTGTGGGCGGACATGGCCGCCGCCTACGACAACCTCCCCGATGAGGTCAAGGAGCGCATCGAGGGGCGCACCGCGGTGCACGACGTGATCCCCGGGTTCTCCCGTTTCCTGGACGAGGACCGGCTGCTGGAGTGGCAGGACCGGTTCCCGCCGGTCGAGCACCCCGTCGTGCGCACCCACCCCGAGACCGGCCGCAGGACGCTGTTCGTCAACGTCTCCTTCACCACTCGGATCGTCGGCATGGACGAGGCGGAGAGCGACGAGCTGCTGCGCTTCCTCTTCCAGCAGGCGCACACCCCCGAGTTCCAGGTGCGCTTCCGGTGGGAGCGCGACTCGGTCGCGTTCTGGGACAACCGCGCCACCCAGCACTACGCGGTGAACGACTACCACCCGCACCCCCGTGTGGCCGAGCGCGTCGCCATCGTCGGTGACCGGCCCTTCTGA
- a CDS encoding PP2C family protein-serine/threonine phosphatase — MTQTPVCVACEGTVAPDGHCWDCGADQPDHRVRMETTGADGAAGVSDRGSRRGINADALALAAAGDWTAGVVCDGVSMSPRAERAAQLAAETGCAALAERLVGGDLPETALSRSAARAGRAVEALSGTESPAPACTYVAGAVGPEDLWVAWVGDSRAYWLPEQGPAVLLTEDDTGEFGAISAWLGADAEPAEPGSRSPRPTGPGVLLLCTDGLTRYLADPADLRAAVPSPRRGGSWLPAARALVGHALDRGGHDNVTALLLPVGDR; from the coding sequence ATGACCCAGACCCCGGTATGCGTCGCCTGTGAGGGGACGGTCGCCCCCGACGGCCACTGCTGGGACTGCGGTGCGGACCAGCCGGACCACAGGGTGCGGATGGAGACCACCGGGGCCGACGGCGCGGCGGGGGTCAGCGACCGGGGGTCGCGGCGCGGGATCAACGCGGACGCCCTGGCGCTCGCGGCCGCGGGGGACTGGACCGCCGGGGTGGTCTGCGACGGGGTGTCGATGTCGCCGAGGGCCGAGCGCGCCGCTCAACTCGCGGCGGAGACCGGCTGCGCTGCCCTCGCTGAACGGCTGGTCGGCGGAGACCTCCCCGAGACCGCCCTGAGCCGCTCCGCCGCACGCGCCGGGCGGGCCGTCGAGGCCCTGTCCGGCACCGAATCCCCGGCACCCGCCTGCACGTACGTGGCGGGCGCGGTGGGCCCCGAGGACCTGTGGGTCGCCTGGGTCGGGGACAGCCGCGCCTACTGGCTGCCCGAACAAGGTCCGGCGGTGCTGCTGACGGAGGACGACACAGGGGAGTTCGGCGCGATCTCGGCGTGGTTGGGCGCCGACGCGGAACCGGCCGAGCCGGGTTCGCGCAGTCCGCGTCCGACGGGCCCCGGCGTGCTGTTGCTGTGTACCGACGGGCTGACCCGCTACCTTGCCGATCCGGCTGATCTGAGAGCCGCGGTCCCGTCCCCGCGGCGCGGGGGCTCGTGGCTGCCCGCCGCGCGCGCCCTGGTCGGACACGCGCTCGACCGGGGCGGACACGACAACGTCACCGCCCTCCTCCTTCCGGTCGGCGACCGGTGA
- a CDS encoding DNA alkylation repair protein has product MADDLTAEAFLARLDTHRSEEELRKYQRYFRFDADAQDPLDYFVGVRMGTVFALAKEFVDMDLDQIEALLESPVHEARAGALRIMEKKARRKGATPEQVGELADLYLRRHDRVNDWDLVDLAAYHVVGRHLRERSRKVLYELARSENPWQRRTSIVATAHFIGHEDLDDTFAIAELLLGDDHELVQKATGWMLRSAGDVDPDRLLAFLDTHAARAPRPLLRAAIEKLPPEQRAHYRGLRA; this is encoded by the coding sequence ATGGCCGACGACCTGACCGCCGAAGCCTTCCTGGCCCGGCTCGACACCCACCGAAGCGAGGAGGAGCTCCGCAAGTACCAGCGGTACTTCCGCTTCGACGCCGATGCCCAGGACCCCCTCGACTACTTCGTCGGGGTGCGCATGGGCACCGTGTTCGCGCTCGCCAAGGAGTTCGTGGACATGGACCTCGACCAGATCGAGGCCCTGCTGGAAAGCCCGGTCCACGAGGCGCGCGCCGGAGCGCTGAGGATCATGGAGAAGAAGGCCCGCCGCAAGGGGGCCACCCCCGAGCAGGTCGGCGAGCTCGCCGACCTGTACCTGCGCCGCCATGACCGTGTCAACGACTGGGACCTGGTGGACCTGGCCGCCTACCACGTCGTGGGCCGACATCTGCGAGAGCGCTCTCGGAAGGTTCTGTACGAGCTGGCCCGTTCGGAGAACCCGTGGCAGCGACGGACCTCCATCGTGGCGACAGCACACTTCATCGGGCACGAGGACCTGGACGACACCTTCGCGATCGCCGAACTCCTGCTGGGTGACGACCACGAACTGGTCCAGAAGGCGACCGGCTGGATGCTGCGCTCCGCGGGCGACGTGGACCCCGATCGACTGCTGGCCTTCCTGGACACTCATGCGGCGAGGGCCCCGCGCCCCCTGCTGCGCGCGGCGATCGAGAAGCTTCCGCCAGAACAGCGAGCCCACTACCGGGGGCTGCGCGCGTGA
- a CDS encoding ABC transporter substrate-binding protein: protein MFTGPAPRSIACALIVLLPLSACGNAGDRSSESAPSSQAAEGAFPVTIEHEFGSTTIEEEPERVVTLGVTDADAVLALDLVPVGNTGYTFYESGLGPWTDDLVEGAELARIDSDSEPNVEQIANLAPDLIIGVSAGFEDAVYETLSQIAPVVARPAGVAAYTVPRDEATEIIATALGRPEEGVALNEATGELLEQARAEYPEFEGLTGTAVLPYDGKYGAYLPGDARGRFLLSLGFDIPEAITERDRGDDFFVELSAERVDLLDGDLLLVVSDDEDFDITEGSSVFDSLDVVREDSVVTTTLDERGAVTYNSVLSLPYALDHLAPRIGEALS, encoded by the coding sequence ATGTTCACCGGCCCCGCCCCGCGCTCGATCGCGTGCGCCCTCATCGTCCTTCTCCCCCTCAGCGCCTGTGGGAACGCGGGCGACCGCTCGTCGGAGAGCGCTCCCTCATCGCAGGCCGCCGAAGGCGCCTTCCCGGTGACCATCGAGCACGAGTTCGGCAGTACCACCATCGAGGAGGAACCCGAGCGCGTGGTCACCCTCGGGGTCACGGACGCCGACGCGGTCCTGGCCCTGGACCTCGTCCCGGTCGGCAACACCGGCTACACGTTCTACGAGTCCGGGCTCGGCCCGTGGACCGACGACCTGGTCGAGGGCGCCGAGCTGGCCCGGATCGACTCCGATTCCGAACCCAACGTCGAGCAGATCGCCAACCTCGCCCCCGACCTCATCATCGGTGTCTCCGCCGGGTTCGAAGACGCCGTCTACGAGACCCTCTCCCAGATCGCCCCCGTGGTCGCGCGACCCGCCGGGGTCGCCGCGTACACCGTGCCCCGGGACGAGGCGACGGAGATCATCGCCACCGCGCTCGGCCGCCCGGAGGAGGGCGTCGCCCTCAACGAGGCGACCGGCGAACTCCTCGAACAGGCACGCGCCGAGTACCCGGAGTTCGAGGGGCTCACCGGGACCGCGGTCCTTCCCTACGACGGCAAGTACGGCGCCTACCTGCCCGGAGACGCCCGCGGCAGATTCCTCCTGTCGCTGGGCTTCGACATCCCCGAGGCGATCACCGAGCGGGACCGCGGGGACGACTTCTTCGTGGAGCTGTCCGCGGAACGCGTGGACCTGCTCGACGGAGACCTGCTGCTCGTGGTGAGTGACGACGAGGACTTCGACATCACCGAGGGGTCCAGTGTCTTCGACAGCCTCGACGTGGTGCGTGAGGACTCCGTCGTCACCACCACCCTGGACGAGCGCGGCGCGGTCACCTACAACTCCGTGCTTTCCCTCCCGTACGCACTCGACCACCTGGCGCCGCGGATCGGTGAAGCTCTCTCCTGA